GACGGCTGGTGCTGCCAAGGCGGCCGGTGCTGCCAAGGCGGCCGGCGCGGTCAAGACGGCTGGTGCTGCCAAGGCGGCCGGCGCGGCCAAGACGGCTAGCGCGGTCAAGGCGGCCGGCGCGGCCAAGACGGCTAGCGCGGTCAAGGCGGCTGGCGGGGCCAAGACGACCGGTGCGGTCAAGACGGCCGGCGCGGGCAAGACGGTTGGTGCTGCGACGACGGCTGGCGCTGCGACGAGGGCCGGTGCCGGGAAGGCGGCTGGTGCGGCCAAGGCGGCTGGCGCGAAGGCGGTCGTGGTGAAGTCGGCGACGGGTCGGTCGGCTGCGGCTTCTGCGTGGGCGGCGGGGGCCAAGCCGGCTGCTGGGTCGGCGCGGGCCGCGGTGAAGAGTGTTGCGAAGCCGGTCGTCAGCAAGACGGCGGTGGTGAAGGCTAGTGGGGCCAAGGCCGACGCGGTGCAGGCGGCGGCTAAGACTGTGGCTACCAAGACTGCGGTCGCCAAGGCCGCGAGCAAGACGGCCGTGGGTAAGACGGCCGTGGGTAAGACGGCCGTGGGCACGGCGACCGCGAGTAAGACGGCTGCGGGCAAGGCGGCCGTGGGCAAGGCGGCTGCGGGCACGACGACCGCGAGTAAGTCGGCTGCGATTAAGACGGCTGTGAGCAAGGCGGTTGTGGGCAAGGCGGCTGCGGGCACGGCGACCGCGAGTAAGACGGCTGCGGGCAAGGCGGCTGTGGGCAAGGCGGCTGCGGGCACGACCGCGAGCAAGACGGCTGCGGGCAAGGCGGCTGCGAGTAAGGCGGTTGTGGGCAAGGCGGCTGCGGGCACGATCGCGAGTAAGACGGTTGCGGGTAAGGCGGCTGTGGGTAAGGCGGCTGTGGGTAAGGCGGCTGCCGCGAAGGTGACTTCTTCAGCGAGCGCTGGCAAGACCGCTGCGGTGCCGAAGACTAGTGCGGCGAAGAGCGCGGCGAAGGCGGCTTCGTCAGTGGCCAAGCCGACGGCGTCGGCGGCCAAGAAGCCGGGGGCGTCGGCGGCTGGCAAGAAGACGGCCGCGTCGGCGGGCAAGAAGTCGGCGGTGGGTTCTGCGGGCACGAAGCCGGCTGGTCTGGCGGGGGCGAAGGCCGCGGCCAAGGTGCCGGTGGCTCGGTCCGCGGTCAGTGGTGTGGGCTCGGGTGTGGTGAAGGCATCGGCCGGGGCCGGGAAGAACGCGGCGACGGTGGTGCCGGTGGCGCGGACGGCCGGTGACTCGGCCAAGGTGGTGCCCGGGAGCAAGCGTGCGGCTTCGTCGGTGCCAGCTGCCCGGAAGGCGGCTGTTGCACCTGGTAAGCCCTCGGCCAAGGCTGCCGTGCCAGGGAAGTCGGTGGCCAAGGCCGCTGGCCCAGGGAAGTCGGTGGCCAAGGGCGCTGGTCTAGGCAAGTCGGTGGTTAAGGGCGCGGGTCCGGACAAGTCGGTCACCAAGACGGCCGGTGCGTCCGGGAAGTCGGCGGTCAAGGCGGTGGCGGCGGCTCGGACCGTGGCCAAGGGTGGTTCGGCTCGGGCGGTGACCGGCCGGGTGGGCGGGACCGGCTCGGCGACCGCGGCTTCGGCGAAAGGGACGGCCGGGCGTGGCGGCCCCGGCAAGACCGCGGCGGCCAAGACCGCCGTGGCGGACCGTGCCAAGGGCGGTGCCGTCGGCACGGCGAGCGCGAGCCCGGTGAGGTCGGCAAAAGCCGGTGCGGCAAACGCTGCAACGACCCAGGCAAGTGCGGCCAAGACGGTTGCGGCTCGGGCTGGTGCGGCCAAGGCCGGTGCGGCTAAGGGTGGCGCGGCTAAGGCTGGTGCGGCCAAGACGGGCGCGGCTAAGGCTGGTGCGGCTAAGGCTGGTGCGGCCAAGGTGAGCGGGGCCAAGGCTGGCGCGGCTAAGGGCGGCACGGCTAACGCTGGTGTGGCCAAGGTGAGCGTGGCTAAGGCTGGTGCGGCTAAGGGCGGCACGGCTAACGCTGGTGTGGCCAAGGCGGGTGCGGCCAAGGCCGGGACGGCCAAGGTGAGCGTGGGCAAGGCTGGTGCGGCTAAGGGCGGCATGGCTAAGGCTGGTGCGGCCAAGGCGGGCGCGGGTAGGACCGGTGCTGCCGTCGCTGGTGGGGCCAGTGGGTCGGGGCGGGGCTCCGGGCAGGTGCGGGTGCCGGTGGCGCGGGCTGAGGGCGTACGTAAAGGGGTTGTGTCGCAGCGGAAATCTGGGGGCGCGGCAGCGGTCCGGAGCGGTCGGCGCGTCGCGGCGGCCAGCAGTAACTTTCCGAACAAGACTCAGGTGACGATGTCGGCGGATGCCGGCGACAAGGACTGGGACCGGGGGGCGTCGTCGGCCTGGCCGGAGTCCGCCGCGGCCGGGTCGCGGCCGCAGGACGACGAGGTCTCGCCGAGTGAGTTGACGGATCGGCCGTTCCTCGGTGGGTGGTTCGCGCCGCCGCGGGATGCGGCGAACCCCGGACGGGAATCCGACCAGTGGGGTGCGGATCGGCCCGATCTGGAAGCTTTGGAGACGCCCGAGGACGAAGAGCCGGCGGGCGAGGATCTGGCTTCGGCGCAGATGGCGGCGTTCGCGAAGAGCGCTCGGGCTCGGGGGGAGTTGTTCCTCTCGCCGGACGAAGGCGTCGTCGAGGTCGAGGACGGGGGGATCGTCCGGAGTGCGCCGGTGCGGAAGCGGGCGGCTGCCCCGGCCGGGACGGCCTCGGAGGGTGAGACCGGCGGGGGCCGGGCCGAGGCGGCGGCGGTTCGGGCGGCGCAGGCCGAGATGGCGGCCGGCCGGGCGGCGCAGGCGGGAACCGCGGCGGTGGGCCGGTTCGGGCCGGAGCGGCCGGAACCGCCGGCGGCACAGGTCGCGGTCGGCGCCGGCGAGATGCCGGCCGGCGGGCGACGGGGGATGGCGGCCGTTCCGGATCCGGGCGCCGGTGGGGACATCGGGAGAGCGCCGGTGGAGCCGGGAGCGGCGGACGAAGCGGCGGCCAGTTCGGAACTCGCGCCGTCCCGGATGACCCGGCGGCAGGCGGCGGCTCAGCGGGCGGCGGCTCGGGAGGCCGGTGCGGTTCGGGCGGTCGGACGGGCTTCGGTGGTCGAGCCGGAGGAGGACTGGGACGCGAAGCCGGCGGCGGACTTCGCAGACGCTGAGGCTTCGGCGGAGGTGCAGCCTGAGGCGCGTCGGGGAACCGTCGGGGCTGCTCGTGGTGCGGCGGCTGAGGCGGCTGAGGCGGCGGCGAAGGCTGCGGAACTGGCTGATGAGGCGGTCATGGCGGCCGTTGCCGAAGGTCCGGGCCGGGGGCCGGTCAAGGCGGTCGGAAGCAAGGCTGCTGGAAGGCGGGCCGCGGCGCCGGTGAAGGCGGTGGGGTCCAAGGCGGGTTCGGGGGCTGCTGCTCCCGTGAAAGCGATCGGGGGACGGGCGGGGGCTTCGGCTTCGGCTTCGGCGGCTCGGGCGGCGGTGGCGGCTGAGGAAGCGGCGGCGGTCGAGGCTCGGGGAGCGGGGAAGGCCGGCGGTTCCAAGGCGGCTGGTGGTCGGGCCTCGGGTGGTAAGAAGGCGGCGGCTGGGGTCAAGGCTGCGGCGAAGGCTGCTGGGACCAAGAGGGCTGCGGGGAAAGCGGCTGGGGGTTCGGCGGCTGGTACCGGTGGGGCTGGGGCGAAGGCGGCGGCGGTCAAGGCCGTGGCTGGGAAGGCGACTGGGGCCAAGACTGCTGGGGCGGCTGTGGGTAAGGCGACGAAGGTTGCTGCGGGTAAGGCGGCTGGGGCCTCGGCGGCCAAGAGTGTTGCCGGTAAGGCGGCTGGAGTCTCGGGGGCCAAGAGTGTTGCGGGTAAGGCGGCTGGGGCCAAGGTCGGCGCGGTGAAGGGCACTGCTGCCAAGGCTACTGAAGCTAAGGCGACCGGGACTGGCGCTAAGGCGACCGCTGCTAAGGCGGCTGCTGGTGGGGCTGTGGCGAAGCGGGGCACGGCGGCGAAGTCCGCTCGCGGTGGTGCGACCGTGGCCAAGGCGACGGGGACGGCGGCCAAGCTCACCGGGGCCAAGGCTGGAGTGGCGAAGGCCGTGGGTAGTGGTGCTGCGAAGGCGGCCAAGGCTACGGCTGGTGGGCGGGCCGGGGCGGTAGCTAAGGCGACTGGGGCTGGCGCAGCGGCAACGGGTGCTGCGAAGGCTACGGCTGCGAAGTCAGCAGGGGCCAAGGCCGCTACGGGTGCGAAGGCTACGGGCACGAAGGCTGGGGCCGCGAGATCAGCAGGTGTCAAGGCCACGGCTGCGAAGGTGGGCACCACGAAGGCCGGAGCGGCGAAGGCTACGGCGGTGAAGGCGA
Above is a genomic segment from Actinoplanes ianthinogenes containing:
- a CDS encoding pentapeptide repeat-containing protein — its product is MSQFRSLRRRLSRLSRRTTSSPDGSPTRLRLHLRRSLSVCEVRRRLRVPVLLRLDHRSPSDRPNRTGLPSRRPLSRRLPPGHPGRREFRTGRRFVRRSRLHRRSPDVPTGARIRNGRHPPSPAGRHLAGADRDLCRRRFRPLRPEPAHRRGSRLRRPAGRHLGLRRPNRRRLGPAPAGLTLRGRPGRGSRPLPHRRTPDDPPVLDLDDAFVRREEQLPPSPSALRERRHLRRSQILARRLFVLGRLQSFQIGPIRTPLVGFPSGVRRIPRRREPPTEERPIRQLTRRDLVVLRPRPGRGGLRPGRRRPPVPVLVAGIRRHRHLSLVRKVTAGRRDAPTAPDRCRAPRFPLRHNPFTYALSPRHRHPHLPGAPPRPTGPTSDGSTGPTRARLGRTSLSHAALSRTSLAHAHLGRPGLGRTRLGHTSVSRAALSRTSLSHAHLGHTSVSRAALSRASLGPAHLGRTSLSRTSLSRARLGRTSLSRATLSRTGLGRTSPSRNRLGRTCLGRCSVCRTGFCRPHRARARRADGTALGTVRHGGLGRRGLAGAATPGRPFRRSRGRRAGPAHPAGHRPSRTTLGHGPSRRHRLDRRLPGRTGRLGDRLVRTRALNHRLA